TGCATCCAGAATTTAAGTGCTCTCTTTTGTATGTTGATGGCCAATGGGAATCTGCCTAATTCAGCCCTACATGCATTGGTTGGTGTTTTCTTTtggatttttaaaattaatcgacagaattctgcatgtagggATTCTACAGGATGCTTGTCCCATCTAGTGTAGCTGTGCacactgagtggaccccatacctCACTTCCATATAAGCGCCAATAGGCTGGATAACACAGTCGAATATTTTGCACCAAACTTTAATTGGTATGTTTATGTTCCAGAAGTTTCTTTTTATTGCATATAGCGCTCTGCGAGCTTTTTCTTTTAGagcattcactgccatgctaTAGCTCCCCGATGCAGTTATGATCAAGCCGAGGTAAGTGTACTGCATTGTGTGATCTAGGGCGGTGCTGCCTAGATTGAAAGGGTATCTGTGTTCCTGACATCTGGGCTTCTTTTGGAATATCataatgtttgtcttttttagaTTTACTGTAAGGGCCCAGTGCTGACAGTATTTCTCTAGCAGGTCCAGGTGCTGCTGTAGTCCCTGTGCAGTGGGAGATCAGCACCAGGTCGTCTGCATAGAGGAGGaatttcatttctttttcttttagggTAAGGCCAGGAGCTGTAGACTGTTCCAACTGCACCGCTAACTCATTGATGTAAATATTGAACAGTGTTGGACTGAGGCTACAGCCCTGCCTCACCCCTCTTTTTTGAGTATTCTGTAATTTTGTCGCCAATTTTCACAGCATTTCTGTTTTCAGAGTACATTTCCTTAACTAATTGGTAAAATTTACCCCCTACACCGCTTTGTAAAAGTTTATAAAATAGTCCTTCATGCCAGATTGAATCAAATGCTTTTTTGAAAtcaacaaaacaagcaaatatttttcctttttgtgtttGGTTTACATGTTTTAGTTATTAGGGTGTGTAGGGTGTAAATGTGGTCCCATAGTCTCTGCGGTAATTTGGAAGAAATCAATTTGACTTTTGCTGAGGACATGGAGTGCTCCTTAAGGAAGGCTACTATTCTTTCGTTGATAATGCTGCTAAACACCTTCCCCAGACTACTGTTCACACAGATGCCTCTAAAATTATTGGAGTCCAATTTATCTCCACTTTTGTAGATGGGTGTAATGTACCCTTGGCTCCAGATGTCAGGAAAACAGCCAGAAGTTAAAGTGAGATTGAACAATTTGAGTATAGCccggtagtagtagtagtatagtacAGGTGTCTTGCTAGCCcggaagtagtagtagtatagtacAGGTGTCTTGCTAATGGCATGAGtgagtgcagtgccaagtttgacattgtttggataagaaataTTATTGAAATGCACATTGGCTTTTCTCGTGTTagccactccctctctcacacagcactgcaCCAGAGTGGATAGAAGCGGAGCTTTGGCAGAACTAAATCAGTGCACTGAAATTCAAGCGAGtgcaagatgtttggatgattatcatgtctggcCTCAACAGTAAAGACTGACTCTGTATGCAGTTTATGTTCTTGCAGTTGCAAGTATGCAGTTTATGttcttgcataaaatgattccgGAGAGTTTGCAACACGTCAACACGGGTATGCAGTGTATGTAAACATTTACTAAACAGATGTGCTACATGTGTTCAGGCGTTGCTTCAACACCCCAGATAAGAGGGGAGTTATTTGATTGGTTGCTTCAACACCCCAGATGAGAGGGGTGTTATTTGATTGGTTGCTTCAACACTCTCGATGAAAGggatgttattatgaccgccgcacggtttagtcagatttttttctttttttttttcttgttcacatgtccaaatttccgtcaaggattcccgggacactgaaagaccggggtacatgaaacttggtgggcatgtaaccccacatggatagcatggaaccatcatttttcgttttgatttgtagcccccctgctggactggaccccccgaaaggagggtagggcagacacagttttctgtgaatatcttcagaaccgtagggcctaggatgtttgcctcaggggtcatgtaaacccattccatatgcacacatgtgcataaacagatacacacgcacacacatacattcacagtaatcctacgtatgacacatactcacacagtagacatatatacacatgcatgcacatgcacacacacaggcacataaacaggcaaacacacaagcacatgcacatgcacgcacacacacataaacataaacatgtacacgcacacatgcacacaattcaaaaatttctcagaattatgaacaggcaagatgggggtggggttgtataaaatgtattttacatgtgaaatctatgaactaatcatgttttggtacttgttgtctagcagataccagtgagaattgagtgtgcataatgcaattcagtgggACAGTTAGAAttatatatgcctttcagcgtgacttatttttgtggaaaacaagtgctggactgggcggtggtcatattttgtaccactatgcggtacatctagtttaattggctgttgagctcGAATACCAACAATCTTTCACTATGTTCAAGGTCTGTACTTTTAAGCTCACATAAACAACAGTGTTAAAAAGGATGCAGAATATTACTCTTTATTGCCAGTGTACAACAAGGCGTACTGGCCTACTGTCAATTGAGAGCAGTGCTCAAATTTACTTCACTGCAGGTGTCCACGTGGTTACATGGTGAGGAAGTTGCCTGACATAATTTGCAAAGATTTAAATTGACAGAGACCAACAGACTTTAGAAACAGCCACAGTAACAGTACAGTGATGATCAGAATTGTTTGTATGCCTTCTGTTCCAGCCTTCTGTGGGTCTTGTCCTGCTCTGCTGtctcaaatggaaaaaaaaacacatcacagCCAGTCTGGACACTTGTGCTAATCAGATTTAATACttccattcaaacaaaacaacaactacCAATCAGCTGTTTGTCATTGTGGACATGAGGCAAGATTATGTTTTTGGTTTCATTTAGCAGTCAGCATTTAAGAGTCGAGATCTACCTGGTGTACATACTATACTTTTTGCTCGGCGACCATTATGGAAGAACATGTTTTTCCCATTAGTTCACCTGACctattgttgtgttgtgtgtttaagGGATAATATATcacatcggtgtgtgtgtgtgtgtgtgcgtttgtatgtgtgagtgtgtgtgagagagggacagagttaACGGCATAGCAACAGGGAACAGCAAACAAATACAGCTGCACTGTGGGACCAGGTCAGGGGTGTGGTCATCGTCCTGACTGCAGAACCGCTCTGTTCTCCCAAATGAAATCAGAACCAATTTAAGAACCCAGCATGGCCTCATGGAGTCAGGCCCAGAGCACAGGCACGCATAGAGGGACAGCACATACaacaagggagtgtgtgtgtgtgagggagagagagatagagagagagagaatgactgtGGGTAGGTGTCCAGGTTTAAGTCAAGTTTTAGACCCTCAAGTAAAGTCACTCATTTGGGTGGACATTCGTTCATTTGGGTATGCGGTATATCTAAATTTACAGAGTTGCAGGTaaaatctgtctgtgtgtgtatgtgtgtgtgtgtgtgtctatgtactgGGTTATAGACGCTTGTAGACCCCAAGCACAGCCTTGCAGTTGGAACAGGTGTGTTTTGCATCTCTCAGGCGATCAACACAAAAAGGGATGAGACAGCAACCAAGGACAAAcctggaagagaggagagagagagagaggtctcaCTCACACTGCTGTAGAGTTCAGTTTGTAGAGGGGTAGAAGCACATTTAATCTCCAAGAGGAGGTAAAGGTCATTACAGCACAGTTCAGTACAGTACctcagggttagggttaaaaAAAGGAAGGCAGGTTTGGTATGTTTTCTGACTCAAGTCCATAATTTGTTGAGAAACTTTACAGATTTGTATTTGCACATTTGCATTATGTCTTTAACAAAACACTTTtgaagaacttttttttttttttctgccttttttGACCGGACATCTTTGTGCTCACCCGCACATGAAGAGTCCACCACAGAACAGGTAAGTGATCAGGCCAGAGGAGAACTCCACCTTGGTGACGCACATCTGGTGGCAGCTTGGACATGTCACCTGCACTGGGCTGTCTCCGAATGGACCAATGGTGGCTGGGGAACAGGTGGATGGTCAAGTTTTACACAAGGACAGTCCACTCAGAGACAAAAAAAGTGTCTCCATCAGTGGTTTCAGTGGTATGGTTTCAATCTGATGGGGTAACAGGTAGCGATGCTAAAAACTCCCAACACCCCAAAATATACAATACACAGAGAACATACTAATGAAAATGTGCATCTAGACTACATGTAAATGAACGCGTATCTAACTGTGTATGTTGTTACACTGCAATAGAAACTAATTATGCAGCATCCTAATGGATTTAAGTAAAATGAGTGAACACAAAAACCCTTCATCACTTTAATGGCACGTCACGGCCTGTCATATGTCATCATTGCAGTTAATAGCCAATGGCTGGGTTTCCATTCAGCTCATTCACATATAAGCGCTTTGAAGAAATGAACATCTGAGAGAGTTTCcatcaaatgtattgtgtgaATTGAAATGGATATTCTTAATCAAGATAAGACTTCTGAACAGCTGTTGGATCAAAACACAAGGTCGCAGGGCAACATTTAggttaagtataagtaagtataagtatatctatcttttgatcccgtgagggaaatttggtctctgcatttatcccaatccttgaattagtgaaacacactcagaacacagtgaacacacagtgaggtgaagcacacactaatcccagagcagtgagatgcctgctacaacagcggcgctcggggagcagtgagaggttaggtgccttgctcaagggcacttcggccgttcctactggtcggggcttgaactggcaacccttgaactggcaaccctggctaaccagtaggccatggctgccccataTTCCATTTATCGAAACATAGAAACATGTACAGACGTTTTTTGTATCTTTACGTACCAACAGGGACTTGGCCTGCTGTGTTGGCCATAGCTCTGCAAAGACAGAGTATTAATGTAGACATTTCATCAGACACAAGTTCACAAATGTTTAAAATTAATGAATACAGTTTACTACTGATAATATGCAATTGTACAATAGTAGAGTATAGGCCTAATAATAtaatgtgtaggctactgaatgctTGGCTCCCCGAGCAACCAGAAAGAATGatgaaaagtctgaaaatgcaatgaacATTTACTCCAGAACCACTCTTAATATACCACTATGTTTCAAGTCAGAGGTACACCGGTCACCGGAGTAAAAGTGCACAACCAGATTGTTTGGGGACATGTAATACAGATTGAAGGTTTCAACAGTCAGTGGTTGCCAATGAGAGAGAACTAATAAAACCGTATGACCACAAACATATTTCTGAACATAAAATAGTATAATAACATTTCCATATTGAGTAAAACACTGCACATATTCAATATGTATTCATCTATAAATACACAATGTTTTACTTTGATGAAAATGCACTTTAGCTAACAGCAGAGAAAACGAACTGTGACTACTTACAGAGCTGGCGGTCAGGCGGAGAGTCCAGGAGGCGCGTGAGAATAACAGGCTTGTGTTCCTCCCAGCCCTGTCCATCCCATCCCTACTGGACAGTCGTCAGCAGCCGCGGCGGCGGGAAGTGGAGCGGCGGGATCTCTGCCAGCGTGTCCCGCTCTGCTCTTCTGACCCTTAATGAAAGGGTCCTCTATGTGCAGCGCCCTGCCATCTCTCACGAGATCCACACACTTCAACAGACActgaagagcagagagagtctgtgtgcagCCCTGTTATACAGTTGAATGGGATGTTGGGCTGTGCTTATTTCTGCTGGTTATAACAGGCTAAGATGTTATTTTGGGGTGGTTGTTTGTTATGTGTAAGCAGCATACCTAAATTATTCTTTTGACTCACAGGTAAACAAGAACAGAGCTTGTTTACTTCACAGCTTCGGTTGTTGTGTCAGCAGTAGGCCTAACGAATGGGCCCTGAACCTCagccatagcctacatgactaTTTGTGTATCTGTTCATTTACATGTTGTTACAGTTTCTAgcttaatttgtttattttcaaatgcatagCTAAATTAGTGAATTTTAAATTAGTTAAGGCACAGCTATCATATAAAACACTATAGTTCTAGTGTGTTTTAAGGGTTCTATCAAGTGGTCCTCAGATATCTTGTATAACAACATTTCAACATGTGAAAATACAATATCATATTTTATAACAGTGCCGGACTTTGTTTTGTAGTCTTCAAGGTCTACAAAATCTCTTTGATTCATCTTCCACTGAAGAAACACACGTCATCAGCATAAAAGAACCTCAAAAACACCAACCTTTTGcttaaacaacaaaaacaacatcttacatttatatagcgcttttctcgtCACTCAAAGCGTTTCACAGggaaggggggacctcactaaccacaaccaatgtgtagcacctacctaagacaaggtatccattggtctggctgctggctaaaagtGACATGTCGTCACTTCACTAACCAAATGAGCCACATATCCCAAGACCAGTGGGCTCCCAGGAGAACAGGCTCCAGCTGTGTCTAAATTAGGAAGAATTTGGGGGATAAAAAGGAAGCGAATGGGGAAATAACTTGCACATGTCCCTGAACTAAATTTCATTACTCTGCAGTGCACTGCTCTTCACACATGGTCTTCTTGGCAGCCGCCAAGCAGACATAAAAAAGGCTAGCAGCAGTCACAAGAGTGTCGGGTTAATCTGAGTGTCACCGGAGTATCATGGGGTCTGACTTAGCTACTTACATACAGTAATGCACTTTTACAGTAGCAAGTAGGAATTTTACAATAACACACCAGAATTTACAGCTGTGTTCAGGAAGCCTTTAGGATGAGGTTAGTAGCCCTAAGATGAATGAGATGAAGATGAATGTCTCACAGCTTGCTTTCATGATAATTTTGAGTGCATTGTGTCAGATGTTCACTACTGGAcattggggaaaaaaacatgacacAATTGCCCTAACCTGTCTGCCGcatgctgtcagaaaaagtaaATGTATGTGATTTCCAAAGATATAGTCTTGCTACCATGACATTCCTCTGTGGATACTCCTGAGAGGGACTTTGGTTGTCACAGACTACTGATCAGATTCAGTTGTGTGTAAATCAACTTCCTGCATCAAAGGCCTTTCAC
This window of the Alosa alosa isolate M-15738 ecotype Scorff River chromosome 7, AALO_Geno_1.1, whole genome shotgun sequence genome carries:
- the LOC125298098 gene encoding lipopolysaccharide-induced tumor necrosis factor-alpha factor homolog → MANTAGQVPVATIGPFGDSPVQVTCPSCHQMCVTKVEFSSGLITYLFCGGLFMCGFVLGCCLIPFCVDRLRDAKHTCSNCKAVLGVYKRL